Genomic DNA from Triticum dicoccoides isolate Atlit2015 ecotype Zavitan chromosome 4B, WEW_v2.0, whole genome shotgun sequence:
CTTCCGCCCGCTTCAACTCCTAGCGGTAGGATATATTTGCCGCTTCCCTCTGGCTCCTTGCGCTTGTACTGTATCTTCATCCTCCTCAGTCCGTTGGTTCATCCCCCTCGCCCCCTTTCGGCTCGAGTTAGATCATCCATCGGCTGTAAAGCGGGCGGGTGGCTTGGCTTCGGCGCGCGGGACGGGGGTTCTCGGTAACGGGACTCGCTTTCCGGGAGGCCGCCCCTGCGACGACAGCCGCGCCATTTTCTATTCCGGCGGAGGGGGAGGTTCCGGGTCGTAGTGGTGCTGCATTGGCTGCGGTAAGCGGGGTTCGTATCGGCCAACAGGGGAGGTCCACGGCGGTTAGTGGTTGAGCCGCCGGCTGCGTGCTGCGGCGAGTGTTATCTATCGATCGCCATGGCGGACAAGTGTGGTTCCTGGTGATTCTCTCGAGCTGCCACTGGTGGGGGAAGCATGGCGGGGGAGGGCGTCGGGCGGTGCATACTGGTGGGGCTGCACATGGACGCCGTCGGCAAGGAGCTGCTCCAGTGGGCGCTCAACCAGGCGGCCAGGAGCGGCGACCGCGTCGTCGCCGTCCACATTTACCGCAAATCCGGTAGGTACCTCGCCCCTATCCCATTCCTATCCATCAAGAACCTTGCTTGCAGTTGCAGCTCCATTCATGGTAGCATTTCCTTGTGTTTGTCTTGAATCGAAGGAGACCTGTGCAAGACGAACGCGCTGACGCTGATCAGGACGCTGGACGACTACCTGGCGGAGTACGAGGCCATCTGCAGCAAGAAAGACGTGcgtaagcaagcaagcaagcatgaTGCCTTCACCGCCATTAATGTCGTTGGCGGTTGCGCTCATGTGCTGGTATTGATGGCTTTTTGTGTCCGTCAGATCGTCCTCGTGGGGCGGGTGACGCCGGGGAGCTCGatccagaaggtgctggtgaaggaggCCAAGCTCTGCGCGGCCATGGTGGTGGTGATTGGCACCAACAAGAAGTACTCCTTCGGGTCAGTCAGTGCTGATGGTCGCCTCCCAGCAACAGCAGCAATCTTGGCGTGATCCAACTGTTTGTTTTCTGCACGATTCGTTAACGCACACACCAAAAGTAATcgattctttcttcttttctggtGCGCTCGATCAGTGGCTCGACCTGCCTCGCCAAGTACTGCGCCAGGAAGCTCCCGCCGACGACCAGCGTCGTCGCCATCCAGGGCGGCAAGGCCATCTTCGTCAGGGAGGCCCCCCGGCCGCCACTTGGTTAGTAGAGTACTGACTCTGGATGTTAGCTGCGAATTGATATCGGTTGGTGAGTGGGTGATTGATGGATTAAAGCGTTGGGTGGCTACGTTCGTCCTCCTCCAGGAGCAGAGCCCAAGCCGGTGCTCCGCACGCTGCTGCACCCCAGCGTCGGGATGGAGCCCAAGGTGATCATCCCCAACCCCAACCGGCGGAGCGCGCGGTCCATGGACTTCGACGCCGTGGGCTGCGACCAGTGCGCCGCGCCGCATCCCAAGAAGCCCTGCGACGACAACGACGCTGCCGATGCCGATGCCAAGGCCGTCGTCGTGCGCGTGGCGGCGCCCGAGCAGAAGCTCGGCTGGCCTTTGCTCCGGCGCGCGCCACCCGCAGCGCAGGCCAGCAAGGGTGACCACGAGACGACGCGCAAGCAGTCGGTGGTGCACTGGGTGATGAGCCTGCCGCGCCGCTCCTCGCCGTCGGCGTCCCCGGAGCCGGCGCAGGAGGGGCTGGCAACCGACCTGAAGCGGATGCTCGGCGGCGTGCCGTCCCGGTGCCGGTGGTTCCGGTACGAGGAGCTGTACGACGCCACGAACCACTTCTCCCCCGGCAACCTGGTGGGCAAGGGCGCGCACAGCCGGGTGTACCGGGGCGGCCTGGCGAGCGGGCAGCAGGTGGCGATCAAGCTGTGCAGGGCGTCGGCGGAGGCGTCCAAGGACTTCCTCCGGGAGGTGGACATCATCACCAAGCTGCAGCACGGCCGCATCGTGCCGCTCGTGGGCGTCTGCGTCGAAGGCCCCAACCTCATCTCCGTCTACCGCTACCTCCCCCGAGGCAGCCTCGAGGACAACCTGCACGGTACGGCACCACGTTTGCATAGGACACACTGCTGTATTTTGTGGGCGTGCGTCGGTGGTCTACAACGGCTGTGGACATGTGAATTTGCAGGGAAGAGGTCGAAGCCGGCGCTGCCGTGGGAGAAGAGGTACCGGGCGGCGGTCGGGGTCGCCGAGGCGCTGAGCTACGTGCACTCCGGCTGCTCGCGGCCGGTGATCCACCGCGACGTCAAGTCCTCCAACATCCTCCTCACCGACGACTTCGAGCCCCAGGTAGTACTGCACCCTTAAATTCAGGGATGCAGTTTGTCTGTCTGTTTTTTGTACTGACAGACATGAACTCTGAACTCTGAACTGTGTACCGATGGTGGCAGTTGTCCGATTTCGGGCTCGCGATCTGGGCGCCGTCCAGCCCGTCGTCCCTCACGCACAGCGACGTCGTCGGCACGTTCGGGTACGTCTTCTTCTTGTATCTGTAGATGCATGGAGCACA
This window encodes:
- the LOC119291038 gene encoding receptor-like kinase LIP2 isoform X2, encoding MAGEGVGRCILVGLHMDAVGKELLQWALNQAARSGDRVVAVHIYRKSDLCKTNALTLIRTLDDYLAEYEAICSKKDIVLVGRVTPGSSIQKVLVKEAKLCAAMVVVIGTNKKYSFGGSTCLAKYCARKLPPTTSVVAIQGGKAIFVREAPRPPLGAEPKPVLRTLLHPSVGMEPKVIIPNPNRRSARSMDFDAVGCDQCAAPHPKKPCDDNDAADADAKAVVVRVAAPEQKLGWPLLRRAPPAAQASKGDHETTRKQSVVHWVMSLPRRSSPSASPEPAQEGLATDLKRMLGGVPSRCRWFRYEELYDATNHFSPGNLVGKGAHSRVYRGGLASGQQVAIKLCRASAEASKDFLREVDIITKLQHGRIVPLVGVCVEGPNLISVYRYLPRGSLEDNLHGKRSKPALPWEKRYRAAVGVAEALSYVHSGCSRPVIHRDVKSSNILLTDDFEPQLSDFGLAIWAPSSPSSLTHSDVVGTFGYLAPEYFMYGKVTDKVDVYAFGVVLLELLTGRRPITGDGSPKGHHQSLVMWATPILNGGDISDLLDPSLDVKHDEVEVRRMAVAASLCLGRSARLRPPISQILSILRGEEDATSLAASEPDCVVDDETYPAANVRSHLGLALLDVEDAESISSTEHTNLSPLEEYLRERCSRSSSFD
- the LOC119291038 gene encoding receptor-like kinase LIP2 isoform X1; amino-acid sequence: MAGEGVGRCILVGLHMDAVGKELLQWALNQAARSGDRVVAVHIYRKSGDLCKTNALTLIRTLDDYLAEYEAICSKKDIVLVGRVTPGSSIQKVLVKEAKLCAAMVVVIGTNKKYSFGGSTCLAKYCARKLPPTTSVVAIQGGKAIFVREAPRPPLGAEPKPVLRTLLHPSVGMEPKVIIPNPNRRSARSMDFDAVGCDQCAAPHPKKPCDDNDAADADAKAVVVRVAAPEQKLGWPLLRRAPPAAQASKGDHETTRKQSVVHWVMSLPRRSSPSASPEPAQEGLATDLKRMLGGVPSRCRWFRYEELYDATNHFSPGNLVGKGAHSRVYRGGLASGQQVAIKLCRASAEASKDFLREVDIITKLQHGRIVPLVGVCVEGPNLISVYRYLPRGSLEDNLHGKRSKPALPWEKRYRAAVGVAEALSYVHSGCSRPVIHRDVKSSNILLTDDFEPQLSDFGLAIWAPSSPSSLTHSDVVGTFGYLAPEYFMYGKVTDKVDVYAFGVVLLELLTGRRPITGDGSPKGHHQSLVMWATPILNGGDISDLLDPSLDVKHDEVEVRRMAVAASLCLGRSARLRPPISQILSILRGEEDATSLAASEPDCVVDDETYPAANVRSHLGLALLDVEDAESISSTEHTNLSPLEEYLRERCSRSSSFD